A genomic stretch from Capricornis sumatraensis isolate serow.1 chromosome 4, serow.2, whole genome shotgun sequence includes:
- the ZC3H10 gene encoding zinc finger CCCH domain-containing protein 10, with protein MPDRDSYANGTGSSSGGPGGGGSEEASGTGAGSGGASSDAICRDFLRNVCKRGKRCRYRHPDMSEVSNLGVSKNEFIFCHDFQNKECSRPNCRFIHGSKEDEDGYKKTGELPPRLRQKVAAGLGLSPADLPNGKEEVPICRDFLKGDCQRGAKCKFRHLQRDFEFDARGGGGAGGGGSTGPVPPGRRHDLYDIYDLPDRGFEDHEPGPKRRRGGCCPPDGPHFESYDYSLAPPRGVECRLLEEENAMLRKRVEELKKQVSNLLATNEVLLEQNAQFRNQAKVMTLSSTAPATEQTLAPTVGTVATFNHGIAQTHTTLSSQALQPRPVSQQELVAPAGAPAAPPTNAAPPAAPPPPPPHLNPEIAPLSAALAQTIAQGMAPPPVSMAPVAVSVAPVAPVAVSMAQPLAGITMSHTTTPMVTYPIASQSMRITAMPH; from the coding sequence ATGCCTGACCGGGACAGCTATGCCAACGGCACTGGGAGCAGCAGTGGAGGCCCTGGAGGTGGTGGCAGCGAGGAGGCCAGTGGGACAGGGGCAGGCAGTGGCGGGGCCAGCTCAGATGCCATCTGTAGAGACTTCCTGAGGAATGTGTGCAAGCGAGGGAAGCGTTGCCGCTATCGCCATCCAGACATGAGTGAGGTGTCCAACTTGGGAGTAAGCAAAAACGAGTTCATCTTCTGCCATGACTTCCAGAACAAGGAGTGTAGCCGTCCCAACTGCCGATTTATCCATGGCTCCAAGGAGGATGAGGATGGCTATAAAAAGACAGGAGAGCTGCCCCCTCGGCTGAGGCAGAAAGTGGCAGCCGGCCTAGGCCTGTCACCAGCTGACCTACCAAATGGGAAGGAGGAGGTCCCAATTTGCCGTGACTTTCTCAAGGGTGACTGCCAGAGAGGAGCCAAGTGCAAGTTCCGTCACCTGCAACGGGATTTTGAGTTTGATGCTCGGGGTGGAGGCGGCGCTGGTGGTGGGGGTTCAACAGGCCCCGTTCCCCCAGGACGACGTCATGATCTCTATGATATTTACGACCTCCCTGACAGGGGTTTTGAGGACCATGAACCAGGCCCCAAGCGCCGGCGAGGTGGATGCTGCCCCCCAGATGGTCCACATTTTGAATCCTATGACTACAGCCTCGCTCCACCCCGAGGGGTGGAGTGCAGACTGCTAGAGGAGGAGAATGCCATGCTCAGGAAGCGGGTAGAGGagctcaagaagcaggtcagcaACCTGCTGGCTACCAATGAAGTACTGCTGGAACAAAATGCGCAGTTCCGCAATCAGGCCAAGGTCATGACCCTGAGCTCCACTGCACCAGCAACTGAACAGACTCTGGCCCCCACCGTGGGTACTGTCGCCACTTTTAACCATGGCATTGCCCAGACTCACACTACTCTCAGCAGCCAGGCTCTGCAGCCTCGCCCTGTGTCCCAGCAAGAACTGGTGGCCCCTGCTGGAGCTCCGGCTGCTCCTCCAACTAATGCTGCACCTCCTGctgccccaccacccccacccccacacttgAACCCAGAGATCGCGCCACTGTCAGCTGCTCTGGCTCAGACAATTGCCCAGGGAATGGCACCCCCACCTGTCTCCATGGCTCCTGTGGCTGTATCAGTGGCTCCTGTGGCCCCTGTGGCTGTATCGATGGCCCAACCCTTGGCAGGAATCACAATGAGCCACACCACCACCCCCATGGTGACTTACCCCATCGCTTCCCAGAGCATGCGAATCACAGCCATGCCACACTGA
- the PA2G4 gene encoding proliferation-associated protein 2G4 produces the protein MSGEDEQQEQTIAEDLVVTKYKMGGDIANRVLRSLVEASCSGVSVLSLCEKGDAMIMEETGKIFKKEKEMKKGIAFPTSISVNNCVCHFSPLKSDQDYILKEGDLVKIDLGVHVDGFIANVAHTFVVDVAQGTQVTGRKADVIKAAHLCAEAALRLVKPGNQNTQVTEAWNKVAHSFNCTPIEGMLSHQLKQHVIDGEKTIIQNPTDQQKKDHEKAEFEVHEVYAVDVLVSSGEGKAKDAGQRTTIYKRDPSKQYGLKMKTSRAFFSEVERRFDAMPFTLRAFEDEKKARMGVVECAKHELLQPFNVLYEKEGEFVAQFKFTVLLMPNGPMRITSGPFEPDLYKSEMEVQDAELKALLQSSASRKTQKKKKKKASKTAENATSGETLEENEAGD, from the exons ATGTCGGGCGAGGACGAGCAACAGGAGCAAACTATCGCCGAGGACCTGGTCGTGACCAAGTATAAGATGGGGGGCGACATTGCTAACC GGGTACTTCGGTCTTTGGTGGAAGCATCCTGTTCAGGTGTGTCGGTACTGAGCCTGTGTGAGAAAGGGGATGCCATGATAATGGAAGAAACAGGGaagattttcaaaaaagaaaaagaaatgaagaaag GTATTGCCTTTCCCACCAGCATTTCAGTAAATAACTGTGTATGTCACTTCTCCCCTTTGAAGAGCGACCAGGACTATATTCTCAAGGAAGGTGACTTGGTAAAAAT TGACCTTGGGGTCCACGTGGATGGCTTCATTGCTAATGTGGCTCACACTTTTGTGGTTGATGTAGCTCAG GGGACCCAAGTAACAGGGCGGAAAGCAGATGTCATTAAGGCAGCTCACCTTTGTGCTGAAGCTGCCCTACGCCTGGTCAAACCTGGAAATCAG AACACACAAGTGACAGAAGCCTGGAACAAAGTTGCCCACTCATTTAATTGCACACCAATAGAAG GTATGCTGTCACACCAGTTGAAGCAGCATGTCATTGATGGAGAGAAAACCATTATCCAGAATCCCACAGACCAGCAGAA GAAAGACCATGAAAAAGCGGAATTTGAGGTACATGAAGTATATGCTGTGGATGTTCTCGTCAGCTCAGGAGAGGGCAAG GCCAAGGATGCAGGACAGAGAACCACCATTTACAAGAGAGACCCCTCTAAGCAGTATGGCCTGAAAATGAAAACTTCCCGTGCCTTCTTCAGTGAGGTTGAAAGGCGTTTTGATGCCATGCCCTTTACTTTAAG AGCATTTGAAGATGAGAAGAAGGCCCGCATGGGTGTGGTGGAGTGCGCCAAACATGAACTGCTACAACCATTTAATGTTCTCTATGAGAAGGAGG GTGAATTTGTTGCCCAGTTTAAATTTACAGTTCTGCTTATGCCCAATGGCCCTATGCGGATAACCAGTGGTCCTTTTGAGCCTGACCTTTACAAGTCCGAGATGGAGGTCCAGGATGCAGAGCTCAAG GCACTCCTCCAGAGTTCTGCAAGTCGGAaaacccagaaaaagaaaaaaaagaag GCCTCTAAGACTGCAGAGAATGCTACCAGTGGGGAAACTTTAGAAGAGAATGAAGCTGGGGACTGA